From the genome of Cynocephalus volans isolate mCynVol1 chromosome 14, mCynVol1.pri, whole genome shotgun sequence, one region includes:
- the LOC134362658 gene encoding large ribosomal subunit protein P2-like — MVSVEAMWGAAMTNSDPLQSRMYSLEGSQNAVASYLLDNHGGNSCPSTKDIKKTLDCMGNEVDEDRVSKGISELNRKNIDDVTAQGIGKLASVPTGGAVATSAAPGSAAAAAGSALATAEEKTGEKEEESRESDDDVGFDLFD; from the exons ATGGTGTCAGTGGAGGCCATGTGGGGAGCAGCAATGACAAACTCCGATCCTCTCCAGTCAAGGATGTACAGCCTAGAGGGCAGCCAGAAC gcagttGCCTCCTACCTGCTGGACAACCATGGAGGCAACTCCTGCCCCAGCACTAAGGACATCAAGAAGACCCTGGACTGTATGGGTAACGAGGTGGATGAAGACCGGGTCAGCAAGGGCATCAGTGAGCTGAACAGAAAAAACATTGACGATGTTACTGCCCAGGGTATTGGCAAGCTTGCCAGTGTGCCCACTGGTGGGGCTGTGGCCACCTCTGCTGCCCCAGgctctgcagctgctgctgctggttctGCCCTTGCTACAGCTGAGGAGAAGACAGGTGAGAAGGAGGAGGAGTCCAGAGAGTCAGACGATGATGTAGGATTTGACCTGTTTGATTAA